One window of Eisenibacter elegans DSM 3317 genomic DNA carries:
- a CDS encoding S41 family peptidase, whose translation MKQYRFVTLLFVGLFWLTSAVAQSVYSPEDAARERSAAKDKYFEIAKNLDIFTTLFREINTYYVDELNPNQLMKTGIDAMLKSLDPYTNYISEDEIEDYQTMTTGEYGGIGAMVGTRNGRTLILMPYEGYPAYESGLRIGDEIIEIDGVAITNKTNSAEISKLLKGQAKSSLKLRVKRIGQAQPLDITLNRENIKINNVPYYGMINAQVGYIQLTDFTSGASREVARAFNELKEKGATKMILDLRGNPGGLLNEAVDISNLFVPKGGEVVITKSKIEDWNKTYYANASPIDTQMPLVVLINERSASASEIVSGVIQDYDRGVLVGRNTFGKGLVQTTRPVSYNAQVKITTAKYYIPSGRCIQAIDYSARDENGQASKLADSLRMAYKTKNGRVVYDGNGLAPDINVDNSNPKPITQSLLDKDLIFDYATLFASKNPKISSADNFKLSDAEYQAFVQWLKDKDYDYTTDVEKQFVKLETSAKEEAYYQGIKEQLKQLKAQISHNKEADLMTFKDEIKYHLEYEIVARYYYQKGQREYLFKNDPDIQRSLEVLNNSSEYNKILGKNR comes from the coding sequence ATGAAGCAATATCGTTTTGTTACCCTGCTCTTCGTTGGGCTTTTCTGGCTTACCAGCGCCGTTGCCCAGTCCGTTTATTCTCCCGAAGACGCTGCTCGCGAGCGCAGCGCAGCCAAGGACAAGTATTTTGAGATAGCTAAAAACCTAGATATTTTCACCACGCTTTTCCGCGAAATAAACACCTACTATGTTGATGAGCTGAATCCCAACCAGCTGATGAAAACAGGTATTGATGCGATGCTCAAATCGCTTGACCCTTATACCAATTACATTTCCGAAGACGAAATAGAAGACTATCAAACAATGACTACCGGCGAATATGGCGGTATAGGGGCGATGGTAGGCACACGCAACGGGCGTACGTTGATCCTGATGCCTTATGAAGGATACCCTGCCTACGAAAGCGGGCTGCGTATTGGCGACGAAATCATCGAGATAGATGGAGTGGCCATTACCAACAAAACCAACTCTGCCGAAATCAGCAAGTTACTCAAAGGACAAGCCAAGTCATCGCTCAAGCTTCGTGTCAAACGTATTGGCCAAGCACAACCCCTTGATATTACGCTCAATCGCGAAAACATCAAAATCAACAATGTGCCTTATTATGGAATGATCAATGCGCAGGTGGGCTATATCCAATTAACAGATTTTACCAGCGGAGCTTCTCGCGAAGTAGCCCGCGCCTTCAACGAACTCAAAGAAAAAGGAGCCACCAAGATGATTCTGGATCTGCGTGGCAACCCGGGGGGCTTACTCAATGAGGCCGTGGATATCTCCAACTTGTTTGTACCCAAAGGGGGCGAAGTCGTCATTACCAAAAGCAAAATCGAAGATTGGAACAAAACCTACTATGCCAATGCCTCGCCTATTGACACTCAAATGCCCTTGGTAGTGTTGATTAATGAGCGCAGCGCTTCGGCCTCCGAAATCGTTTCGGGTGTTATCCAAGATTACGACCGAGGCGTGCTTGTAGGGCGCAATACCTTTGGTAAAGGCCTGGTACAAACCACTCGCCCAGTGTCTTATAACGCTCAGGTCAAAATCACCACCGCCAAATACTACATCCCTAGTGGGCGCTGTATTCAGGCTATAGACTATAGCGCCCGCGACGAAAACGGCCAAGCCAGCAAGCTGGCCGACTCCTTGCGTATGGCCTACAAAACCAAAAACGGTCGGGTGGTGTATGATGGTAATGGCCTCGCTCCTGACATCAACGTAGACAACAGCAACCCTAAACCCATTACACAAAGCTTGCTTGACAAGGACTTGATTTTTGATTATGCCACTCTCTTTGCGAGCAAAAATCCTAAAATCAGTAGTGCTGATAATTTCAAGCTTAGCGATGCCGAATATCAAGCATTTGTACAGTGGCTCAAAGACAAAGACTATGACTACACTACAGATGTGGAAAAACAGTTTGTCAAGCTCGAAACCAGCGCCAAAGAGGAGGCCTATTACCAAGGAATCAAGGAGCAGCTAAAACAACTGAAAGCTCAAATTTCGCACAACAAAGAGGCTGACCTAATGACCTTCAAAGACGAAATCAAGTACCACTTGGAGTACGAAATCGTGGCACGTTATTATTACCAAAAAGGCCAGCGTGAGTACCTCTTCAAAAATGACCCTGACATACAGCGCTCGCTAGAAGTACTCAACAATAGCTCAGAATACAACAAAATATTGGGCAAGAACCGATAG
- the tsaB gene encoding tRNA (adenosine(37)-N6)-threonylcarbamoyltransferase complex dimerization subunit type 1 TsaB produces MALILSIETATHVCSVALHQDTQLLAATELHRQQSHSSQLTLMIEGLLLHNDYTLQDLAAVAVSKGPGSYTGLRIGVATAKGLAFGLDIPLVAVDTLQAMAEQIFIQNPQAPYACPMIDARRMEVYCALYAKDHTVVSPTQALILEPDTFDEYLAQAPIYFGGNGAAKFAPLKTAQPNAVFLPQLYPNAAAMGTLAAAAYQDQQWEDLAYFEPYYLKDFMVKPPTKAKL; encoded by the coding sequence GTGGCACTTATTCTTAGTATCGAAACTGCTACCCATGTGTGTTCCGTAGCCCTACACCAAGACACACAACTCTTGGCTGCTACAGAGCTACATCGGCAGCAATCGCACTCCTCACAGCTGACCCTGATGATAGAGGGTTTATTGCTACACAATGACTATACCCTCCAAGACTTGGCGGCTGTAGCTGTTTCCAAAGGACCCGGTTCTTATACCGGCCTGCGCATCGGAGTGGCTACGGCCAAGGGCTTGGCCTTCGGGCTAGATATCCCGTTGGTAGCTGTGGATACATTACAGGCCATGGCAGAACAAATTTTTATTCAAAACCCACAAGCGCCCTATGCTTGCCCTATGATTGATGCCCGCCGAATGGAGGTCTATTGTGCGCTCTACGCCAAAGACCACACGGTAGTAAGCCCTACCCAAGCCCTCATTCTGGAGCCTGATACGTTTGACGAGTATCTGGCGCAAGCACCCATCTACTTTGGCGGCAATGGTGCGGCTAAGTTTGCCCCACTCAAGACAGCGCAACCCAATGCGGTGTTTCTCCCCCAGCTCTACCCCAATGCGGCGGCTATGGGTACACTTGCCGCTGCCGCCTACCAAGACCAACAATGGGAAGACTTGGCCTACTTTGAGCCTTATTATCTCAAAGACTTTATGGTCAAGCCGCCTACCAAGGCCAAGCTCTAG
- a CDS encoding Na/Pi symporter, with translation MSVSQTRQYGWSVLCFALLLLTFLTALQVMIAAFKILGRDTLEQVVIATYNPFVGLFIGLLATAVVQSSSTVTTTVVVLVASGTVALENAVFMVMGANIGTTVTSTMVAMGHVTRKKEFRKAIAAATLHDFFNIFTTLILLPLEYYFRLLSRLATFITAQITFNPTQSAYINPIHTFITGGTDWLVHQMSGYVGLVLFLAFVLIFTSLRLIGWLFKRMLDVKNSAFLSDRMFATPAHALGFGALITAVFQSSSLTSSLIVPLVAHNRLPLRKAFPFIMGVNVGTTITALIAATSAFSEAFSIALTHLLFNLIGVLILFPIPAIRNLPIRLARELGKATLRSRFVGFSYILALFFLLPFLLIAFNKNNITVKEHIYTEDSHQLAQLSSAVQFIYPKAMLEAQKLLYRQQIYVPKEWALDNTLFQDVLYSHRESDTLYINNIPLYLTQDGSCMGYEDTQRQYEYCVESVQYNFVLRPDLKFDTCFIVRRRMLEAPYHTQRIFIAPTQRWILRWELYNRDERLLGFKELATIR, from the coding sequence TTGTCTGTTTCTCAAACAAGACAATACGGATGGTCGGTTTTGTGCTTTGCTTTGCTGTTGTTAACATTCTTGACAGCCCTGCAAGTGATGATTGCCGCCTTCAAAATCTTAGGGAGAGATACCCTAGAGCAGGTCGTTATCGCCACATATAACCCCTTCGTAGGCTTATTCATAGGGCTTCTGGCCACAGCAGTAGTACAAAGCAGCTCTACTGTTACAACTACTGTTGTGGTGTTGGTTGCTTCGGGAACGGTTGCGCTCGAAAATGCGGTTTTTATGGTGATGGGAGCCAATATTGGCACTACCGTAACGAGCACAATGGTAGCTATGGGGCACGTAACCCGCAAGAAAGAGTTTCGAAAGGCTATTGCTGCGGCCACGTTACACGACTTCTTCAACATCTTCACGACACTCATCCTGCTTCCGTTGGAGTATTACTTTAGACTACTTTCGCGCCTAGCCACCTTTATCACCGCACAAATCACCTTCAACCCTACACAAAGTGCTTATATCAATCCCATACATACCTTCATTACGGGGGGGACTGATTGGCTGGTACATCAAATGTCGGGGTATGTCGGGCTGGTGTTGTTTTTGGCTTTTGTCCTTATCTTTACTTCATTGCGTTTGATAGGCTGGCTCTTTAAGCGGATGCTTGATGTAAAAAATAGTGCCTTCCTGAGCGACCGAATGTTTGCCACACCTGCGCACGCTCTCGGGTTTGGAGCGCTGATTACGGCGGTGTTTCAGTCTAGCTCCTTAACTTCTTCTCTGATAGTCCCTCTGGTAGCCCACAACCGATTGCCGCTGCGGAAGGCTTTCCCATTCATCATGGGGGTCAATGTTGGCACGACCATTACAGCCCTGATTGCCGCCACTTCGGCTTTTTCAGAAGCCTTTAGCATCGCCCTGACACACTTGCTCTTCAACCTTATTGGAGTGCTAATCTTATTTCCCATTCCGGCCATTCGCAACTTACCCATCCGCCTAGCAAGAGAGCTGGGAAAAGCCACCTTGCGCAGCCGGTTTGTAGGCTTCAGCTATATTCTAGCCCTGTTTTTCTTACTTCCCTTCTTGTTGATTGCCTTCAACAAAAATAACATCACTGTCAAAGAACACATCTATACCGAAGATAGCCATCAATTGGCACAGCTCAGCAGCGCAGTACAGTTTATCTATCCTAAGGCGATGCTGGAAGCGCAAAAACTGCTCTACCGCCAACAGATTTACGTCCCCAAGGAGTGGGCTTTGGACAATACGCTGTTCCAAGATGTGCTCTACAGTCACCGCGAATCAGACACACTGTATATCAATAATATCCCCTTGTACCTTACACAAGACGGCTCCTGTATGGGATATGAAGACACACAGCGCCAGTATGAGTATTGTGTAGAAAGTGTACAATACAACTTTGTGCTCCGTCCGGATTTGAAGTTTGATACTTGCTTTATTGTCCGACGAAGGATGTTGGAAGCACCTTACCATACCCAGCGTATTTTTATAGCCCCAACCCAACGCTGGATTTTACGATGGGAACTCTATAACCGTGACGAACGCCTGCTGGGATTCAAGGAATTAGCCACTATCCGATAG
- a CDS encoding M20 metallopeptidase family protein, with protein sequence MSTLKQTVHTLARQLRDTLIQDRRHLHAHPELSFEEHETMRFVAERLQAAGIEAHAGIADTGLVAYIKGRNPESRTVALRADMDALPIVEQNDVPYKSTHEGVMHACGHDVHTASLLGAARILNQVKNEFEGTVKLIFQPGEEKFPGGASLMIKEGVLQAQHQTPAPHSIVGQHVMPLIPVGKVGFREGMYMASTDEIYLTVRGKGGHGAMPEMCIDPVLITAHLITALQQIISRNSNPKMPSVLSFGKVIAQGATNVIPNEVHIEGTFRTYDETWRYEAHRRIRQMVEGIAASMGGEALLDIKVGYPHLKNHPELTRRARAAAVGYLGEENVVDLDLWLAGEDFAYYSQQVDACFYRLGTRNEAKGIVSSVHTPTFDIDEDALEIGAGLMAWIALEELRQSQC encoded by the coding sequence ATGAGCACACTCAAACAAACCGTTCATACACTAGCCCGCCAACTCCGCGACACCTTAATACAAGACCGCCGCCACCTCCACGCCCACCCAGAGCTGTCTTTTGAAGAGCACGAAACGATGCGCTTTGTGGCTGAGCGCCTACAAGCCGCCGGTATCGAAGCGCACGCAGGCATAGCAGACACTGGCTTGGTAGCCTATATCAAAGGGCGTAACCCCGAGAGCCGTACGGTAGCCCTACGCGCCGATATGGATGCGCTGCCGATAGTAGAGCAGAATGATGTCCCCTACAAGTCTACCCACGAAGGGGTGATGCACGCCTGTGGCCACGACGTACATACGGCCTCGCTCTTGGGTGCAGCGCGTATCCTGAACCAAGTAAAAAATGAGTTTGAGGGAACAGTCAAGCTTATTTTCCAACCCGGAGAAGAAAAGTTTCCCGGAGGAGCCTCGCTGATGATTAAAGAAGGGGTACTGCAGGCCCAACACCAAACCCCCGCACCACATAGCATCGTAGGCCAACACGTCATGCCGCTGATTCCGGTAGGAAAGGTAGGCTTCAGAGAGGGGATGTATATGGCCAGCACGGACGAGATTTACCTGACTGTGCGCGGCAAAGGAGGCCACGGAGCTATGCCCGAAATGTGTATAGACCCAGTCCTGATTACAGCACACCTCATCACCGCCCTACAGCAAATTATCAGTCGCAATAGCAACCCTAAAATGCCCTCTGTATTGAGCTTCGGTAAGGTCATTGCCCAAGGAGCCACCAATGTCATCCCCAATGAGGTACACATCGAGGGCACTTTCCGTACCTATGACGAGACTTGGCGCTATGAAGCACACCGACGTATCCGACAGATGGTCGAGGGCATCGCTGCGTCGATGGGGGGGGAAGCACTGCTTGACATCAAGGTGGGCTATCCACATCTCAAAAACCATCCTGAGCTGACACGCCGCGCCCGTGCTGCTGCTGTTGGGTATCTGGGAGAAGAAAACGTCGTAGACCTCGACCTATGGTTGGCAGGAGAAGACTTCGCGTATTATTCTCAGCAAGTTGACGCTTGTTTTTACCGTCTTGGCACCCGTAACGAGGCCAAGGGCATTGTCTCTTCCGTACACACCCCCACCTTTGATATTGATGAGGACGCACTCGAAATCGGTGCCGGCCTGATGGCTTGGATTGCCCTCGAAGAGCTACGGCAAAGCCAATGTTAA
- a CDS encoding SixA phosphatase family protein: MKTLYLLRHAKSSWKDSSLDDFYRPLNERGKRDAPFMAQILLQRHPQLDAMIVSPAERTRLTALSFVNVLQLDKTRIHYNDSLYYGTLEDQIQLVSSFPDEWSEALIIGHNPELTQLHNYWSSTPLPNIPTTGLVRLDFQQEHWAALNDQQAANQVFFEFPRRYFPKKIK; encoded by the coding sequence ATGAAGACACTTTATCTTTTGAGACACGCCAAATCGAGTTGGAAAGACAGTTCTCTGGATGACTTCTACCGCCCGCTTAATGAGCGGGGTAAACGCGATGCGCCTTTTATGGCGCAAATACTGCTACAACGACACCCCCAACTGGATGCGATGATAGTAAGCCCGGCTGAACGCACCCGACTTACCGCGCTAAGTTTTGTCAATGTATTGCAGTTAGATAAAACACGAATTCACTACAACGACAGCCTCTACTATGGGACTCTCGAAGACCAAATACAGCTCGTTAGTAGTTTTCCTGATGAATGGAGTGAGGCTCTTATCATAGGACACAACCCCGAGTTGACCCAACTGCACAATTATTGGAGCAGTACGCCGCTGCCCAATATCCCCACAACAGGCTTGGTAAGGCTTGATTTTCAACAAGAACATTGGGCAGCGCTCAACGACCAACAGGCCGCCAATCAAGTCTTTTTTGAGTTTCCGAGGCGCTATTTTCCCAAAAAAATAAAATAA
- a CDS encoding DUF429 domain-containing protein — MRPLPTELSPDALLVGVDYGAKLAGTTALFYRLPDGQCCWELVAAKKDADQWLLDRLHYLQPALVFIDAPLSLPKVYQRLGEADATADFFYRVGDKALQAMSPMFLGGLTARAIRLRYALGEVCPLIETYPGAQAERLGLKPLGYKKSLDSMADVLKAIQALYPELHWGNLPSTWHEVDALLAWLGAYHYQQGLAEIYGDPEEGAIYL; from the coding sequence ATGCGACCCCTCCCCACTGAGCTTTCACCCGACGCGCTTTTGGTAGGTGTGGATTATGGCGCAAAGCTAGCCGGAACCACGGCCTTGTTCTATCGTTTGCCCGACGGGCAATGTTGCTGGGAGCTTGTTGCCGCCAAAAAAGATGCAGACCAGTGGCTTCTGGATAGACTACATTACTTACAACCGGCGCTTGTTTTTATTGATGCGCCCTTGTCTTTGCCAAAGGTGTATCAGCGCCTTGGTGAAGCAGATGCTACAGCTGATTTCTTTTACCGTGTGGGTGATAAGGCCTTACAAGCTATGTCGCCTATGTTTCTGGGTGGTCTTACAGCTCGGGCTATCCGCTTGCGCTATGCTTTGGGCGAAGTATGCCCTCTGATTGAAACATACCCGGGCGCGCAAGCCGAGCGCCTTGGGCTCAAACCTTTGGGCTACAAAAAATCACTAGACAGTATGGCTGATGTACTGAAAGCGATTCAAGCCCTTTATCCTGAGCTCCACTGGGGAAATTTGCCCAGTACTTGGCATGAGGTCGATGCGCTCTTGGCCTGGCTTGGTGCATACCATTATCAGCAAGGTTTGGCCGAAATATATGGCGACCCCGAAGAGGGGGCTATTTATTTGTGA